The following are encoded together in the Daucus carota subsp. sativus chromosome 5, DH1 v3.0, whole genome shotgun sequence genome:
- the LOC108220355 gene encoding chaperone protein dnaJ 6, producing the protein MGKRKKSRVSEDEEEQQHEDPGHSSSVSNDKSLYEVLGVERTATQQEIKRAYHKLALRLHPDKNPGDEGAKDKFQHLQKVISILGDEEKRSLYDQTGCIDDAELAGDAVRDLKEFFRTMYKKVTEEDIDEFEAEYRGSDSEKKDLIDLYKKYKGNMKRLFCSMICSDPKLDSHRFKDILDETIAAGEIKSTKAYQKWAVQVSAMKPPTTPPKRKGKSKKESSDLYAIIAQRQSERKGRLDSMFSSVISKYGGARIAEPSEEEFEAAQAKVDSRKASKSSKKKKKLN; encoded by the exons ATGGGTAAGAGAAAGAAGAGTAGGGTTTCTGAAGACGAGGAAGAACAGCAACACGAAGATCCCGGCCACTCGTCGTCTGTGTCCAACGATAAGAGCTTGTACGAG GTTCTTGGAGTGGAAAGGACAGCAACTCAGCAGGAGATAAAAAGAGCATATCATAAATTGGCATTGCGACTACATCCTGATAAGAACCCGGGTGATGAG GGGGCCAAAGATAAATTTCAGCATTTGCAGAAGGTGATATCAATTCTTGGTGATGAAGAAAAGCGGTCACTTTATGATCAGACTGGCTGCATTGATGATGCT GAACTTGCAGGAGATGCTGTTCGAGATTTGAAAGAATTTTTCCGAACTATGTACAAAAAG GTGACTGAAGAGGATATTGATGAGTTTGAAGCAGAATATAGGGGGTCAGACTCTGAGAAGAAGGATTTAATCGACCTATACAAGAAATACAAGGGTAACATGAAGAG GCTTTTCTGCTCTATGATATGTTCAGATCCTAAACTGGATTCACATAGATTCAAGGATATCCTGGATGAAACCATAGCTGCAG GGGAAATAAAGTCAACTAAAGCGTATCAGAAATGGGCTGTCCAGGTTTCTGCTATGAAACCACCCACAACACCTCCAAAACGCAAGGGAAA ATCAAAGAAAGAGTCGAGCGATTTATATGCTATCATCGCTCAACGACAGAGCGAGAGGAAAGGCCGCTTAGATTCCATGTTTTCATCTGTGATTAGCAAATATGGCGGCGCCAGAATAGCAGAACCGAGTGAAGAAGAATTTGAAGCAGCCCAGGCTAAAGTTGATAGTCGGAAGGCCTCCAAAAGTtccaagaaaaaaaagaagctaaACTAA